Part of the bacterium genome, GCTCGATTCGGTGCAGACCGACGTCGATGAGCGCGGCGACGTGCTGCACATCAGTATCGTGGAGGGGCCGCAGACGTTCCTCGACGTGGTCGTGGCCGCGGTCGCGGACGACGGAGGCCAAAACGCCGACGGCGACGGCGCCGACGGTGATGGCACGGCAGTTCTGGACACCGTCGAGCTCCTGGCCGATCTCCACTTCGTCGCGGGGGTGGCCGCCCCGGCGGACCTCAACGACCTCGGCACCGACATCTACCTCCTGCGCACCCGCCTGTGGGAGCGCGGGCACATGCTCGCGCAGATCCGGCCCGTGATGACGACTTCGGCCACGGCCGACCCCGCGCGCCGGCTGGCGCACCTGGTCTACGAGATCGCGCCCGGCAAGGTCTACCGGATCGAAGACATCACCGTCGAGGGGCGCCGCCGGACCCGGCTCGACCTGATCGGACGCGAACTGTCGATGAAGCCCGGCGACCTGTTCCGCTGGAGCGAGGTCGAGGCTTCGCAGCGGCGGCTGCTCGACACCTCGCTGTTCCGCGACGTGGGCTTCCGTCCGGTCGACACCGACTCCGTCGCGGGCACGACCCGGCTGCTGGTGGAGGTCGTCGAGCGCAAGCCCGCCTACTACGAGTTCGGTCTCGGCGTCGGCACCCGCGAGCGGATCCGCCTGCTCGTCGCCTGGGGCCACAACAACCTGTTCGGGACCGGCCAGCGCCTGCGCGCGAGCACGCGCACCTCCCTGAACTACGAGGACGTCCAGCGCCTGACCGACGGCCCCGTGCACCCCGAGCTGAACTACCGCTACGACCTGCTGCACACCTACCCCGGCGTGCTCGGCCGCCTGCGGCTCGATTCCGGCGTCTACGTCGGCAAGGAGACGCGCGGCGAGTCGGGGCTGAACCTGATGTCCCGCGGCCTCTCGGTCGGCACGCGGTTCGGGAGCGGCCCGCGCGTCAGCCACGTCGTGGAGGCCCGCATCGAGGAGGTCGACCCCTCCCTGCATCCCGACGCCAAGGCGCCCCTGCGCGCGGCGTTCGAAGCCAGCGACCTGCGCCCGCGGGACACCCGCTCGCTGGGCTGGTCCTTCCAGAACGAGGGGCGCGACGACCCGCTGCGGCCGCGGCGGGGCGCGACGCAGACGACGCGCCTGGAAGTCGCCGGCGGCCCGCTCGGCGGCGACAACTCCTTCGTGAAGGTCTCGGCGAGCTGGCAGGAATACCGGCCTTTCCCCCTGGGCGGCGTGCTCGCCATGCGCGCCAGCGTCGGGACCGTGCGCCCCT contains:
- a CDS encoding BamA/TamA family outer membrane protein; this translates as LDSVQTDVDERGDVLHISIVEGPQTFLDVVVAAVADDGGQNADGDGADGDGTAVLDTVELLADLHFVAGVAAPADLNDLGTDIYLLRTRLWERGHMLAQIRPVMTTSATADPARRLAHLVYEIAPGKVYRIEDITVEGRRRTRLDLIGRELSMKPGDLFRWSEVEASQRRLLDTSLFRDVGFRPVDTDSVAGTTRLLVEVVERKPAYYEFGLGVGTRERIRLLVAWGHNNLFGTGQRLRASTRTSLNYEDVQRLTDGPVHPELNYRYDLLHTYPGVLGRLRLDSGVYVGKETRGESGLNLMSRGLSVGTRFGSGPRVSHVVEARIEEVDPSLHPDAKAPLRAAFEASDLRPRDTRSLGWSFQNEGRDDPLRPRRGATQTTRLEVAGGPLGGDNSFVKVSASWQEYRPFPLGGVLAMRASVGTVRPYAGSRARGADGVPYQERFFAGGATTVRGYLERSLGPQITDQAVLDSLELASDVPLSNQPARGGNYLLLTNVEWRFPLPLLRSWRVDGVAFVDGGNVWENARDIRLRSFRWRSYARASQDDASTKLWDYRYSVGCGVRVDTPVGPVRLDAGFPLKRALLSDTVTEDKVIYHFSLGFPF